The Streptococcus viridans genome includes a window with the following:
- a CDS encoding DUF1846 domain-containing protein encodes MKKQAFSSEKYLNLQRDHILERINQFDGKLYLEFGGKMLEDFHAARVLPGYEPDNKIKLLQELRDQVEIVIAINASNIEHSKARGDLGISYDQEVFRLIDKFNELGIYVGSVVITQYSGQPAADLFRKQLEKNGIASYLHYPIKGYPTDMDHIISPEGMGKNDYIQTSRNLVVVTAPGPGSGKLATCMSNMYHDQLNGIKSGYAKFETFPVWNLPLHHPVNLAYEAATADLDDVNMIDPFHLQTYGETTVNYNRDIEIFPVLKRMLERILGESPYASPTDMGVNMVGFAIVDNDAAIEASKQEIIRRYYQTILDVKAERVGNGAIKKIELLMNDLGISPKDRQVTVLARQKEEETGEPALALELPNGETVTGKTSDLFGPTAAVLINAIKKLAHIDKETKLIEPEYVKPIQGLKINHLGSRNPRLHSNEILIALAITAMNHPEANLAMQELGRLKGSEAHSTVMLTDEDKNVLRKLGIHVTMDPVYQYDRLYRK; translated from the coding sequence ATGAAGAAACAAGCTTTTAGTTCCGAAAAGTATTTGAATTTGCAACGCGATCACATCCTCGAACGGATCAACCAATTTGATGGTAAGCTCTACCTAGAGTTTGGAGGAAAAATGCTGGAAGATTTCCATGCTGCCCGCGTCCTCCCTGGTTATGAACCGGACAATAAAATTAAACTTCTCCAAGAACTCCGTGATCAAGTGGAGATCGTCATTGCTATTAATGCCAGCAACATCGAGCATTCAAAAGCGCGTGGTGACCTAGGAATCTCTTACGACCAAGAGGTCTTCCGCTTGATCGATAAATTCAACGAATTGGGCATCTATGTAGGCTCTGTCGTCATCACTCAGTACTCTGGTCAACCTGCTGCAGACCTCTTCCGCAAACAGTTGGAAAAGAATGGCATTGCCTCTTACCTCCACTACCCAATCAAGGGCTACCCAACGGATATGGACCATATCATCTCTCCTGAGGGAATGGGGAAAAACGACTATATTCAGACCAGTCGCAATCTCGTTGTCGTGACAGCTCCTGGTCCTGGTTCTGGTAAATTGGCTACTTGTATGTCCAACATGTACCATGACCAATTGAATGGCATCAAGTCTGGTTATGCTAAATTTGAAACCTTCCCAGTTTGGAACTTGCCTTTACATCACCCAGTGAATTTGGCCTATGAAGCTGCTACTGCAGACCTTGACGACGTCAATATGATTGACCCCTTCCACCTCCAAACCTATGGCGAAACAACGGTCAACTACAACCGGGATATCGAAATCTTCCCTGTCTTGAAACGGATGTTGGAACGCATCCTCGGAGAATCTCCTTACGCTTCCCCAACAGATATGGGGGTGAACATGGTCGGCTTTGCCATCGTGGACAACGACGCAGCGATTGAAGCCTCTAAGCAAGAAATTATCCGCCGTTACTACCAAACCATTCTAGATGTGAAAGCAGAGCGTGTCGGAAACGGAGCTATTAAGAAAATTGAACTCTTGATGAATGACTTAGGCATTTCACCAAAAGACCGCCAAGTCACCGTCCTTGCCCGTCAAAAAGAGGAAGAAACCGGTGAACCTGCCTTGGCCCTGGAATTGCCGAACGGAGAAACCGTGACAGGGAAGACTTCTGACTTATTTGGTCCAACGGCAGCTGTTCTCATCAACGCCATCAAGAAATTGGCCCATATTGATAAAGAAACCAAGTTGATTGAGCCAGAATATGTGAAACCAATCCAAGGCTTGAAGATCAACCACTTGGGCAGTCGCAATCCTCGCCTCCACTCAAATGAAATCCTCATCGCCCTCGCCATTACCGCCATGAACCATCCAGAGGCAAATCTTGCCATGCAAGAATTGGGTCGATTGAAAGGGAGCGAAGCCCATTCAACAGTCATGTTGACAGACGAAGATAAGAACGTTCTTCGCAAACTGGGCATTCATGTGACCATGGATCCAGTTTACCAATACGATCGCTTGTACCGCAAATAA
- the pepA gene encoding glutamyl aminopeptidase: protein MTDLFSKIKEVTELPAISGHEAPVRDYLRKQITPHVDEVVTDGLGSIFGVRHSEAADAPRIMVAGHMDEVGFMVSEIKADGTFRVVEIGGWNPMVVSSQRFTLLTRDGHSYPVISGSVPPHLTRGANGPALPAIGDIVFDGGFANKEEAESFGIRPGDTLVPESTAILTANQKNIISKAWDNRYGVLMVSELAQALSGQPLANELYVGATVQEEVGLRGAGTSVTKFDPEVFLAVDCSPAADVYGGQGAIGEGTLLRYFDPGHLMLPNMKDFLLTTAEEAGIKYQYYCGKGGTDAGVAHLRSGGVPSTTIGVCARYIHSHQTLYAMDDFLQAQAFLQALVKKLDRSTVDLIKNY from the coding sequence ATGACTGATTTATTTTCTAAAATCAAAGAAGTAACAGAACTTCCTGCCATCTCCGGCCATGAAGCGCCTGTTCGCGATTATCTACGCAAACAGATCACTCCACATGTGGATGAAGTGGTCACAGACGGCTTGGGAAGTATTTTTGGGGTACGCCACTCAGAAGCGGCTGATGCTCCTCGCATCATGGTCGCCGGCCATATGGATGAAGTTGGCTTTATGGTCAGTGAGATCAAGGCAGACGGCACCTTCCGCGTGGTTGAAATCGGTGGTTGGAACCCTATGGTGGTCAGCAGCCAACGTTTCACCCTTTTGACACGCGATGGCCATTCCTACCCTGTCATTTCTGGATCTGTTCCTCCGCATTTGACGCGTGGCGCAAACGGTCCTGCCCTTCCAGCAATCGGGGATATTGTCTTTGATGGTGGCTTTGCCAACAAAGAAGAAGCCGAGAGCTTTGGAATCCGTCCAGGCGACACTTTGGTCCCTGAAAGCACTGCAATCTTAACAGCCAATCAGAAAAACATCATCTCCAAAGCTTGGGATAACCGTTATGGGGTCTTGATGGTCAGCGAATTGGCACAAGCCCTCTCTGGACAACCCCTAGCAAACGAACTCTATGTTGGAGCGACCGTGCAAGAAGAAGTCGGACTGCGTGGTGCAGGGACTTCTGTGACCAAGTTTGATCCAGAAGTCTTCCTGGCTGTTGACTGTTCTCCAGCTGCAGATGTCTACGGAGGCCAAGGAGCCATCGGTGAGGGAACCCTCCTTCGCTACTTTGACCCAGGTCACCTCATGTTGCCAAATATGAAGGACTTTCTCCTCACCACTGCTGAAGAAGCCGGCATCAAGTACCAATACTACTGTGGAAAAGGCGGAACGGATGCTGGAGTAGCCCACTTACGAAGTGGTGGTGTGCCATCTACTACCATCGGAGTCTGTGCGCGCTACATCCACTCCCACCAAACCCTCTATGCCATGGATGACTTCCTTCAAGCCCAAGCCTTCCTTCAAGCCTTGGTTAAAAAATTGGATCGTTCAACCGTTGATTTAATTAAGAATTATTAA
- a CDS encoding DUF4651 domain-containing protein — protein MKAKKIILSSLAAASASALALWAYKIAKDQKRLRTQEELVAEVREQMENMGKIATLYVELYESSEERLVGGIVFEDERHYRFVYEEGLLQYEEEKL, from the coding sequence ATGAAAGCTAAAAAAATCATTTTATCCAGCCTTGCAGCAGCTAGTGCAAGTGCTCTTGCCCTTTGGGCCTATAAAATTGCCAAAGATCAAAAACGTTTGCGGACGCAAGAAGAGTTAGTCGCAGAAGTCCGTGAGCAGATGGAGAATATGGGAAAGATTGCGACCCTTTATGTGGAACTCTATGAATCAAGCGAAGAGCGTCTGGTAGGAGGGATCGTATTTGAGGATGAGCGCCACTATCGCTTTGTCTATGAAGAGGGCCTCCTTCAGTATGAAGAGGAAAAACTATGA
- a CDS encoding thioredoxin family protein, with product MIIPHSIEELARYVEQEGKKVFFFSADWCGDCRYIQPFLPEIEAENPEFTFVLVDRDQYLDLAKLWNIYGIPSLVVLDKDRELGRFVNRDRKTKAQISEFLAGLK from the coding sequence ATGATCATTCCACACTCTATAGAGGAATTAGCCCGCTACGTCGAGCAAGAAGGAAAGAAGGTTTTCTTCTTTTCAGCGGATTGGTGTGGCGATTGCCGGTATATCCAGCCCTTTTTGCCAGAGATTGAAGCAGAAAACCCTGAATTTACCTTCGTTTTGGTCGACCGAGACCAGTATCTAGACTTGGCTAAGCTTTGGAATATCTATGGCATTCCGAGTTTAGTGGTCCTAGACAAGGATCGGGAACTGGGGCGTTTCGTCAATCGTGATCGCAAAACCAAGGCTCAGATTTCAGAATTTTTAGCAGGATTGAAGTAG
- the ytpR gene encoding YtpR family tRNA-binding protein yields the protein MIVTYNKEQVGDVLMITLKNSGDAKLAVERKGKVARVYREDKQETVAWNIFEASAFFALDGKGQLFLSDEQVARLNQELQAEGFAEVLVNDKEPKFVVGQIVEMVAHPDSDHLNICQVAVGPDKTVQIVAGAPNAREGLKTIVALPGAMMPDGSLIFPGALRGEKSFGMMCSPRELHLPNAPQKRGIIELQDTEEVGTPFDPARHWQG from the coding sequence ATGATTGTAACCTATAATAAAGAACAAGTCGGTGATGTCTTAATGATCACCTTGAAAAATAGTGGGGATGCCAAGTTAGCAGTAGAGCGCAAAGGCAAAGTAGCCCGTGTCTACCGTGAAGACAAGCAAGAAACAGTGGCCTGGAATATTTTTGAGGCTTCGGCTTTCTTTGCCCTTGATGGCAAGGGGCAACTTTTCTTGAGTGATGAGCAAGTTGCACGCCTCAATCAAGAATTACAAGCCGAAGGATTTGCAGAGGTCTTGGTCAATGACAAGGAGCCTAAGTTTGTCGTGGGGCAAATCGTTGAAATGGTTGCTCATCCAGATAGTGACCACCTCAACATCTGCCAAGTGGCTGTTGGACCAGACAAGACGGTTCAGATCGTAGCAGGTGCACCAAATGCGCGTGAAGGCCTCAAGACAATCGTGGCTCTACCAGGTGCGATGATGCCAGATGGCAGCTTGATTTTCCCAGGAGCCCTTCGTGGAGAAAAGAGCTTTGGCATGATGTGTAGCCCACGCGAATTGCACTTGCCAAATGCGCCACAAAAACGTGGTATTATTGAATTGCAAGATACAGAAGAGGTGGGAACTCCATTTGATCCCGCCCGTCACTGGCAAGGATAA
- a CDS encoding single-stranded DNA-binding protein: MYNKVILIGRLVADPELHKTSTDKSVARATLAVNRRYKDQNGEREADFITLVVWGKLAETLVSYANKGSLLSVDGELRTRRYEKNGATQYVTEVLCQGFQLLESRAQRAMRANGAGGDLADLILEEEELPF; the protein is encoded by the coding sequence ATGTACAATAAAGTAATTTTAATCGGGCGTCTAGTGGCTGATCCGGAGCTTCATAAGACCAGTACGGACAAGTCTGTTGCGCGTGCGACCCTGGCTGTCAATCGACGTTACAAGGATCAAAATGGCGAGCGTGAGGCGGACTTTATCACCCTAGTGGTCTGGGGGAAATTAGCAGAGACCCTTGTATCCTATGCCAACAAGGGGAGCTTGCTCTCAGTAGATGGCGAGCTTCGAACCAGACGTTATGAGAAGAATGGGGCGACCCAATATGTGACAGAAGTGCTCTGTCAAGGCTTCCAGCTCTTAGAAAGTCGCGCTCAACGAGCGATGCGGGCTAATGGAGCAGGAGGAGATTTAGCGGATCTGATCCTCGAAGAGGAAGAGCTTCCATTTTAA
- a CDS encoding substrate-binding domain-containing protein has protein sequence MELEEEIVQKKRNRAMIYAIFWSLIFVVVVIYLNASQLKPVRGQMRIGVTYMTMNNEFYQTLNAEIERVADEKGDLLLVRNPELDEEKQSQQIDYFRQQKVNVIVINPVKGDSPKIIASLKRAQQAGIKIIAVDSQLSHFTVDASVVSDNYQAGVLVAQRLMKQKNGAKILLLEHKGTVSAEQRIQGFLDTIQSEPAYHVVGREETRGQTELALPAVSQVIQDGLVFDTVVALNDRAAIGALAAIKENQLAMPISIYGIDGSPDMKVLLSTTDDIEGTVAQSPLKMGRQVMQVIECMRTGKSYKEQYKIPVEMIDKDNVDRYDVNGWQ, from the coding sequence ATGGAATTAGAAGAGGAAATCGTTCAAAAGAAACGGAATCGAGCGATGATTTATGCGATATTTTGGAGCCTGATTTTTGTGGTAGTGGTCATCTACTTGAATGCTAGTCAACTAAAGCCTGTTCGTGGTCAAATGCGGATTGGCGTGACTTACATGACCATGAACAATGAATTTTATCAAACGCTTAATGCAGAGATTGAACGAGTGGCTGACGAAAAAGGGGACTTGCTTCTAGTTCGTAATCCAGAGTTAGACGAAGAAAAACAAAGTCAACAGATTGATTATTTTCGTCAACAAAAGGTCAATGTGATTGTGATTAATCCTGTAAAAGGAGATAGTCCTAAAATCATTGCTTCCCTGAAGAGAGCCCAACAAGCAGGGATTAAAATCATTGCAGTGGATAGTCAGCTCAGCCATTTCACGGTGGATGCCAGTGTGGTGTCGGATAATTACCAGGCAGGGGTCTTGGTCGCCCAGCGCCTGATGAAGCAGAAAAATGGGGCGAAAATCCTACTCTTAGAGCATAAGGGGACAGTGTCGGCTGAGCAACGTATTCAAGGGTTCTTAGATACGATTCAGTCGGAGCCTGCCTATCACGTTGTTGGGAGAGAAGAGACTCGTGGTCAAACAGAATTGGCCTTGCCAGCTGTTTCCCAGGTCATTCAGGATGGTCTAGTATTTGATACCGTCGTAGCCTTAAATGATCGAGCGGCTATCGGAGCCCTTGCGGCAATCAAGGAAAACCAACTAGCCATGCCGATTTCTATCTATGGAATCGATGGTTCTCCAGACATGAAGGTATTGCTCTCAACGACGGATGATATCGAAGGGACGGTTGCCCAATCTCCTCTTAAAATGGGGAGACAGGTGATGCAAGTGATTGAGTGCATGAGGACAGGTAAATCCTACAAGGAGCAATATAAGATTCCAGTTGAGATGATTGATAAGGATAATGTTGACCGATACGATGTCAACGGGTGGCAGTAA
- a CDS encoding sensor histidine kinase — protein sequence MTKLRGIRYSLILLKIINFIAILFSSSLYLHATNYIIAKGQGYQLLEQLREIPSSPAQNFWISILLFGGILFITFYRMRPGTQEWSVFDKWNILEILLMLGVMMSLSFSYNGIILLVFADIFYGSKEFSSSKDRRYWFAFILLSFIVLLVTNYDILSLVVQLPSLDTYIAFYPSSIRMLILFAKNALASLNMVVFIISLLFYILSVVAEHHRIEKELAMVSQVNTELNSYMALSEKIAEDRERKRIAREIHDTLGHALTGISAGIDAVGVLIDIDPGRAKTQLQSVSTVVRDGIKDVRGSLNKLRPGALEDHTLRDAVLKLVHEYQAISHLQVDLTYDWDEVDLDVMVEDTVFRVIQESMTNSVRHGHASHMQISFLVEDAYVMILQDNGVGFDHLQVGYGLKQMRERVSILGGRIEFANRNGFYTRIELPKEKGGNLL from the coding sequence ATGACCAAGCTTCGTGGCATTCGTTATAGTTTGATTTTGTTAAAAATCATTAATTTTATCGCCATCTTATTTAGTAGCTCGCTCTACTTACATGCGACCAATTACATCATCGCTAAGGGGCAAGGCTATCAATTGTTGGAGCAATTAAGAGAAATACCGAGTTCTCCAGCTCAGAACTTTTGGATCTCCATCCTCCTCTTTGGAGGGATCCTTTTCATTACCTTCTATCGGATGCGCCCAGGGACACAGGAGTGGTCAGTTTTTGACAAGTGGAACATCCTAGAAATATTGCTGATGTTAGGTGTCATGATGTCCCTCAGCTTTTCCTACAATGGGATCATCCTCTTGGTATTTGCTGATATCTTTTATGGTTCTAAAGAGTTTAGTAGTTCCAAGGACAGGCGCTACTGGTTTGCCTTTATCCTTCTGAGTTTCATAGTCCTCCTTGTGACCAATTATGACATTCTCTCTCTCGTTGTGCAGTTGCCTTCGCTGGATACCTATATTGCCTTTTATCCTTCATCGATTCGGATGCTTATTCTATTTGCTAAAAATGCGCTAGCTTCCTTAAATATGGTTGTCTTTATTATTTCTCTTCTCTTTTACATTTTATCGGTAGTAGCAGAGCACCATCGGATCGAAAAAGAGTTAGCAATGGTATCGCAGGTCAATACGGAATTAAATAGCTACATGGCCCTTTCGGAAAAGATTGCGGAGGACCGGGAGCGTAAGCGGATAGCACGGGAAATTCATGATACTCTAGGCCATGCCTTAACCGGCATCTCTGCTGGGATTGATGCGGTTGGGGTTCTGATTGATATTGACCCTGGCCGTGCCAAGACCCAGCTGCAATCGGTCTCTACGGTGGTACGGGATGGAATCAAGGATGTCCGGGGCTCTTTGAACAAGCTTCGGCCAGGTGCCCTAGAGGATCATACCTTGAGGGATGCGGTTTTGAAATTGGTTCACGAATACCAAGCCATCTCCCACCTGCAAGTCGATCTCACCTATGACTGGGATGAGGTTGATCTAGATGTCATGGTGGAGGATACCGTCTTTCGCGTGATTCAGGAATCCATGACCAATTCTGTCCGCCACGGTCATGCCAGCCATATGCAGATTTCCTTTTTGGTGGAAGATGCTTATGTCATGATTCTCCAAGATAATGGGGTTGGCTTTGACCACCTGCAGGTCGGCTACGGCTTGAAGCAAATGCGAGAGCGGGTCTCTATCTTGGGAGGAAGGATCGAATTTGCCAATCGAAATGGATTTTATACACGAATTGAATTGCCCAAAGAAAAAGGAGGAAATCTTTTATGA
- a CDS encoding response regulator transcription factor: MIKVMIADDQALIRESLQIILSAHQDIQVTSAVADGHEVLERIPQDRPDVVLMDIRMPKMDGVMATKEVKERFPEVKIIILTTFDDDDFIFRALKYGASGYLLKGASTEELYQAIQIVYHGGAMINPNIASKVFQIFSQMAQSNYTISVSEEYVSDLSLTEWRIIQQVGFGESNKEIAAKLFLSEGTIRNYLSTILSKLNLRDRTQLAIWSVQKGVTTKDFGTESDSR; this comes from the coding sequence ATGATCAAAGTAATGATTGCGGATGATCAAGCGCTGATTCGCGAATCGCTCCAAATTATTTTGTCTGCTCATCAAGATATTCAGGTGACTTCTGCAGTGGCAGATGGTCATGAGGTGCTAGAGCGAATCCCCCAAGATCGACCAGATGTTGTATTGATGGATATTCGTATGCCCAAGATGGATGGTGTGATGGCGACAAAAGAAGTCAAGGAACGCTTCCCTGAGGTAAAAATCATCATTCTAACCACCTTCGACGATGATGATTTCATCTTTCGGGCTCTGAAATATGGAGCTTCAGGGTATTTGCTCAAAGGGGCTTCCACAGAGGAACTCTACCAAGCCATTCAAATTGTCTATCATGGGGGAGCTATGATTAACCCCAATATTGCCAGTAAGGTTTTTCAGATTTTTTCTCAGATGGCTCAGAGCAATTATACAATCTCCGTTTCTGAAGAATATGTGAGCGACTTATCCCTGACCGAATGGCGGATCATCCAGCAGGTTGGTTTTGGGGAGTCTAATAAGGAAATCGCAGCCAAATTGTTCCTATCTGAGGGAACGATTCGGAATTACCTGTCAACCATTTTGTCTAAGTTGAACCTGCGGGATCGGACCCAGTTGGCTATTTGGTCTGTTCAAAAAGGTGTGACCACTAAGGATTTTGGAACAGAAAGTGATAGCCGATGA
- a CDS encoding ABC transporter substrate-binding protein, which translates to MKKIRKIRGSRLFLGLLFLFLLAGGIWWQRQPKLVRLGVYAGSSWDVPTQTEEKVLDQAIARFEKTHPGVKIVYESGIPKNQYASWLANQILHGQEPDLYMVSSTELPVLAARGAVEDLTPLMDKQVDPSHFYPVALEAGKYKNRQYALPFESNPVLMCVNKDLLEKEGIAIPKEGWTLEEFYTICQKVTRDTDGDGELDQFGSTDYTWREALAAHGGQLFRQDNINLTSKEMKRSLYFVEKLEALHGNFNVTSKDFDEGKVAFYPMTLAQYRTYKPYPYHVAKYSNFTWTCIPMPGASGSTPSTLVDTSLFALSSRASASKEAKEFMEFLTQDQQVQQELFRQSQGTSVLPSVVNSSESRDLLKADDFGVDSLTNRTLDQIMKKAVLSTPGNLPDDIWDRLDYLIHNALKAKDIDNQLPQIQKIIEEMLREKFR; encoded by the coding sequence ATGAAGAAAATACGTAAGATTCGAGGCTCCAGATTGTTTCTAGGCTTGCTTTTTCTTTTTCTACTTGCTGGAGGGATTTGGTGGCAGCGTCAGCCTAAGCTTGTCCGCTTGGGGGTCTACGCTGGATCTAGCTGGGATGTGCCCACCCAAACGGAAGAAAAAGTCTTGGACCAAGCGATTGCTCGTTTCGAAAAAACGCATCCAGGGGTAAAGATTGTCTACGAAAGCGGGATTCCGAAGAATCAGTATGCGAGCTGGTTAGCCAATCAGATCCTCCATGGACAGGAGCCAGATCTATATATGGTATCCAGTACTGAGCTCCCGGTGTTAGCTGCGCGTGGGGCGGTAGAAGATTTGACCCCCTTGATGGACAAACAGGTCGATCCTTCTCATTTTTATCCAGTTGCCCTAGAAGCAGGTAAATACAAGAACCGTCAGTATGCCCTCCCATTTGAGAGCAATCCTGTTTTGATGTGTGTCAATAAAGATTTATTGGAAAAGGAAGGGATTGCTATTCCGAAAGAGGGGTGGACTTTGGAGGAATTTTATACGATTTGTCAAAAAGTGACGCGGGATACAGATGGAGATGGTGAGCTAGATCAGTTTGGAAGTACAGATTATACCTGGAGGGAGGCCTTGGCAGCCCATGGTGGCCAGCTTTTCCGTCAGGATAACATTAATCTGACGAGTAAAGAAATGAAGCGCTCGCTCTATTTTGTCGAAAAACTCGAAGCTCTTCATGGGAATTTCAATGTTACTTCTAAGGATTTTGATGAAGGCAAGGTCGCTTTTTATCCGATGACCTTGGCCCAGTACCGAACTTATAAACCTTATCCCTATCATGTTGCCAAATATTCAAATTTCACTTGGACCTGTATCCCTATGCCCGGGGCTTCTGGATCAACTCCGTCAACCTTAGTGGATACGTCCTTGTTTGCTCTGTCTTCTCGGGCCAGTGCTAGCAAGGAGGCCAAGGAATTCATGGAATTTTTGACCCAGGACCAGCAGGTCCAGCAGGAACTCTTCCGGCAGTCGCAGGGGACCTCTGTCCTCCCTTCGGTGGTCAATAGTTCGGAAAGTCGGGACCTTCTTAAAGCGGATGATTTCGGGGTTGATTCCTTGACGAATCGGACCCTGGACCAGATTATGAAAAAGGCTGTCCTAAGTACTCCTGGCAACCTACCCGATGATATCTGGGATCGATTGGATTATTTGATTCATAATGCTCTAAAAGCAAAGGATATTGATAACCAATTGCCTCAAATTCAAAAGATTATTGAGGAAATGCTTCGGGAGAAGTTTCGTTAA
- a CDS encoding PTS sugar transporter subunit IIA: protein MKYLVLVSHGGLAEGLKSSLAMFAGDKIDQVIAVGLKEGKSVDDFAHDFRQAISHLTDEDSVLVLADIVGGSPLTTAATVLEEQGKLSTALILGGMNLTMALTAVVMKDMMEGADLAQLILSEASTALQEFTLAPVEGDDDEEDDI, encoded by the coding sequence ATGAAGTATCTGGTATTGGTCAGTCATGGTGGACTGGCAGAAGGTCTAAAAAGTTCGCTGGCAATGTTTGCTGGGGATAAGATAGATCAGGTGATTGCGGTCGGACTGAAAGAAGGCAAATCGGTAGATGATTTTGCTCATGATTTTCGTCAGGCGATTTCCCATTTAACAGATGAGGACTCTGTCTTAGTTCTAGCAGACATTGTAGGTGGCAGTCCTTTGACAACGGCAGCGACAGTGCTAGAGGAGCAAGGAAAGCTGAGTACAGCCTTAATCTTAGGTGGAATGAACTTGACCATGGCGCTGACAGCAGTTGTGATGAAGGACATGATGGAGGGGGCTGATTTAGCCCAGTTGATTTTATCCGAAGCTTCCACAGCCTTGCAAGAATTTACCCTTGCCCCGGTAGAGGGTGACGATGATGAAGAAGATGATATTTAA
- a CDS encoding PTS system mannose/fructose/N-acetylgalactosamine-transporter subunit IIB: MVVSFVRIDDRMIHGQTVTRWAKEKPCDGLIAVNDAAASNKVLIQAYKGASDKKTFVWTKEAFKEKSAKVTESETRYFLITKNPIDMKEILVDQGFVPGDVKEIIVGPANDRPGAVKLGNNQSITQEEAEAIEAIQAAGYKVKFQLLPDVSIGYWDDFKSKFGF, encoded by the coding sequence ATGGTAGTATCATTTGTACGGATTGACGACCGTATGATCCACGGTCAAACAGTAACTCGATGGGCTAAAGAAAAGCCTTGTGATGGCTTGATCGCCGTCAACGACGCAGCAGCTTCCAACAAGGTCTTGATTCAAGCCTATAAAGGGGCTTCAGATAAGAAAACCTTTGTTTGGACCAAGGAAGCTTTCAAAGAAAAATCTGCCAAAGTAACGGAATCAGAAACTCGCTATTTCTTGATTACCAAGAACCCCATCGATATGAAAGAAATTTTGGTCGACCAAGGGTTTGTCCCAGGGGATGTTAAAGAAATCATTGTTGGTCCTGCAAATGACCGTCCAGGTGCTGTGAAATTGGGGAACAACCAATCCATCACCCAGGAAGAAGCAGAAGCCATTGAAGCTATTCAGGCTGCCGGCTACAAGGTGAAATTCCAGTTGCTGCCAGATGTTTCCATCGGTTATTGGGATGATTTTAAATCAAAATTCGGATTCTAG
- a CDS encoding PTS mannose/fructose/sorbose/N-acetylgalactosamine transporter subunit IIC translates to MTVSWIQAILLGIFASLSSMPGMGGTSIGNYTLGRPLVGGLISGLILGDVTTGIMVGVALQVVYIALVTPGGTVSADVRAISYIGIPLSILFVHANNITGEAAIAAAAAPIGAAVGTIGTVLFYGTATMNLLWQHIGWKAVEEGNFKKLYAVDWVYPWISHFLFSFLPTMIITKYGENMVDLMKQYLPMDGYWMKALFTVGALLPCVGIAILLKQIVTEVRDFIPFFVGFTLAKSLGLNLVASAVVSLIFAVIYYELEVIKTMKVVPAGANDFDDDEEDI, encoded by the coding sequence ATGACAGTTTCATGGATTCAAGCAATCTTGCTTGGTATTTTCGCCAGTTTGTCTTCAATGCCTGGTATGGGTGGTACCAGTATCGGGAACTATACTCTTGGACGTCCTCTAGTCGGAGGGTTGATTTCAGGGTTGATCCTTGGAGATGTGACAACCGGTATCATGGTCGGGGTTGCCCTTCAAGTCGTTTATATCGCCTTGGTAACACCTGGTGGTACCGTATCTGCCGATGTGCGGGCTATCTCTTATATCGGAATTCCTCTTTCTATCTTATTTGTTCATGCCAACAATATCACGGGTGAGGCAGCAATTGCAGCGGCAGCAGCCCCTATCGGTGCAGCCGTTGGGACCATCGGTACCGTTCTTTTCTACGGTACTGCAACCATGAACTTGCTTTGGCAACACATCGGTTGGAAAGCCGTTGAAGAAGGAAACTTCAAAAAACTCTACGCAGTTGACTGGGTTTACCCATGGATTTCTCACTTCCTCTTTTCTTTCCTTCCAACGATGATTATCACCAAATACGGTGAAAACATGGTGGATTTGATGAAACAATACCTTCCAATGGATGGTTACTGGATGAAAGCCCTCTTTACAGTCGGTGCTCTTCTTCCATGTGTCGGTATTGCCATCCTCTTGAAGCAAATCGTTACAGAAGTGAGAGACTTCATTCCATTCTTTGTTGGATTTACCTTGGCAAAATCTCTTGGCTTGAACTTGGTAGCGAGTGCGGTGGTTTCATTGATCTTTGCGGTAATCTACTATGAACTTGAAGTGATTAAAACAATGAAAGTCGTCCCTGCTGGAGCAAATGACTTTGACGATGATGAGGAGGATATCTAA